The genomic region ACTAAATGTAAATACATTACCCATTACCATGGATTGTCTCATAGTAGCACAGGGGACAGCTTTAAGCAGTTAGCAACTAATCATTATTTCACACAGGATAACTGAACTGATTGTACTCACCCATCTACaccataataacaacaacaaccagtCCTACTATGACCAGTCCTACCTCGCAAAGGGCAGCTGACATCAGGAAGACCAGCAGATCTGCTTGCTTTTGTGACACCCTCTTTTTCAGTAGTGGTGTATACAAGTGTCTTTATgtaagagaaagagacagcgagggatAAAAAGTGATAGAAGTTAGTTTTACACACACAGTCCATACCTCTTCTGAGAGAGAATGGGAAAAGTCTACTTAGGTGTCAAGGGTCACTACTACCTGTAGCGCCACTTATGAAGAGGAATATTCCAattcccccaaaaacattttagTGTTTTAGCATTCCTGCAGATGAAAATATGAATCTATTAAACATATGTTACTCTAttacacataaacacatacaagTGGATCATCCAAAATGAAAGATTAGGATATAACAGACCACCAATCCCCATAGAAATGGCGGTCTCCAAAGCACAACAGTTCAGCACAGAAGTTCAGGTAGGAGTGAGAAAACAGGAAAGAGAACATCAGCCACAAGAAGTGGTTGGGAGCCTGTAAAGGAAATTGCACCTCTTTATTGACACGGCTATTGTTTGATACCACCAAAACATACTAATAATGCTCCACTACCCTAAAACACAAACATGCTTACCACAAGCTCCATCAAGTGCTCCACCCTGGTAGTGATGTCCATATTCTAGAGGAAAGGAAAAGTCAGAGGAAATAATGTGAGATTATTATATCATTACATTTTTGATGAAAAGGGGATATTGCTTTCACTCACAGAGAAGGAATTTTCTGATCTCTGGAAGATGGGTTCAATCCACTGATAGGAAAACAAAAGGTACGCATGCAATAGAATTACAATGGGTAACAAAGATAAAGCTATTTCAAATTAATTCTAGATAGATGGATAGACTTGCAAACAGAAGGATAATTGAATACCAAACCTAGAAGTTAAAACATATCACCTGCTGCACAACTCCCACAATAATTTGAGTAAGGACCACCTGAAAGTAGAGGCCCAAAATAAGATGGTGGATAATCAATGCACATTACCATTATAATTACACAGGGTAGGTATTGTGTGAGTGAGGTTTTATCTCACCATTTCTATCAGTGTCTTACAAAGAACATTGACACGGACCCTCGGTGTGAAGGGGAAGTTTCGCTGGTAGCATAAAGTGGGCGCCAGGAGAAAGTAGTAAaggtctgacagagagaacagtcaatgtCATTAAGTGTCTATGGGTTCATAGTCTACAACTAGACAGGCAGAAATTGTGCACAAGCCATTACGCGTGAGAAAGAATGACGTTCTTACCTTTAATAGTTAGGTGTTCTATATGTTTTTTTGTCTCATGTAATACACACTTGTCCGTTCCTGGAAAATAGATACAGATATTCACCACACCAGAAATACAAACAACAGAGGAATTATCATCAGCCTAAGCAGTAATTACAATTAGTGATAACTGCAGGAAATCAACCAGCGATAACTGCAGCCACGAAGGAAAAACAAAACGGTTCCCACTGACATACCTGGAGATGGAACAGACCCCTGACGATACCAACTGTTGGTTTCTTGGTAAGAATAAAGCTTGAGCCCAAGAACAGTGTAGGTCCAGAGTGAGAAATATGCTCCCCCTGATAGGCAGATAGTGAAACAGGTTCACCAGACTGGGTGAGTCATCATCTTAAATTGAGGTTGCACATCCACACAAAGCTAAATATACTCTATTAAAATGGAGCCATAACAACCTGGAATTTCAGGTACAGGTCAATATCTGTGCAGATCATACTTGCGGTTTTTACCTGTTGATATTGAAGTATCATATAGAATGATGACAGCAGGGAAAAGTGTTAGTAATCCCAGGTTCCCCAGGTGTAAACAGTGCCCTGCACTTGGGGATAGTGTTCCCTAGAATCAACACCCACATATCAACCTTTGTGAGACAGTTCACATAGCCTTGCCTCTCTTATTTGAAAAGCCAAGGGTAGAACTGTCTCACCTTATCCAGACACCTCTCAAGTAGCAGAGCAGCAATAGCAAACATATTGGCAGCTGCAAAGGTGAAAGAATCATGAAGGATGAGTGAGTTTATTACTCAAATTCATTAACAGTATATTCCTTGTGCAGTTGGTTAAGCTGACAATAGTGCAGTGGTGACAAAGCCTCACCCAGGATGAGGTTGACAGACGGCCAGTTGTAATGGTCCTCCATAAGGTGCTCCAAGACTTTCCTCAAGTCAATCAAGAAGCCATGTCTGTTCAGAAGAGGGTATGTCAGAGAAAAAAGGAAACACATTAATTGCTAATtgagtgtgtgtccgtgtgtgtactCACTGTATAAAGTTATCCAGGAACAGGTGAGCATGGGTCAAGatctgaaaaaacaacaacacacaaaataaaacaatattggtctcttctctttccctgcaTAGCGTATAGAGCTTGATCACATTTAGTATCCAGAGACAATGACTCACCAGAAGGATAATGATCCAGTTGAGAATCCCTCTATAGTTTGTGAAGCGGCTGTCAGAGCTCAGTAAGGAATCCTGGACACTGTGACAGCTGCAGTGACAAAATGACATCAACATATTCAGTCAATAACAATTAAATCATGGGAATATCTGGAGATTTAGAGATATAGGTTTAATATGAATGTGTACCAGAACATGTCCATGTCTGGATGTGGTTCAGTGGGAGGATCAGAGCTAGAATTGCCATAGTACTGACATTTCTCTTCCACATCAAgtaaagaagaggagagggcacaGGCCTCTGGTTCTGCTGCAGACATCTCAGCCTCTGTGTTGATGGTGTCATCAGTACATCAGACAAAGTTGAAAAGGCACATCAAGATATCCACATCAACTTCTCTATCTGAAACAAAAAGCAGAGATTGTCTTGTTGCAACTTGCAAGCATTGCTATAATCTTCATAAATGTAAAAATGACAAAggtattaaaaaaaacaaatgttcaATCATTTTACTGTCAAGGTAGTGAAGCAATTTGCATAGTGAATTATTAGGCTTTAAAATAAATTGCACATGAGCCACCCCTACCTTGTAGATTACGAGGCAGCGTTCAACAAACACAATATTGTTGCTCCTCGTCTCTGTCAGAACATTGTTGCTGTTTTTATGACTGATATCATGCAATAATAGTCGATTCTGACCTGACATCAATTGCCTCGAATTGATGATCCTTCTGCAAAGAAATGTGGAAAACATATTGGCAATCATTTGAAATTGAATATCTACTCATCTCACGTCTCCATTTTTCTGCATGTTCACGATCCACGCACCATTTCGTTAGCGTGCAAGTCATCATGATGCAAATGGTACAGTTTGTCGGAACCAATGATTTAGATTTACACTATATGACATATAGGGGGCGCTGTGTTAAAGCCAGCGTGCCTCCATCTGAAGTCCTCCCTCCACCGTTGAgaaaaatattttggaagctatagaaatgcatttattatattacagacatcttaatgcatatttttttattatattatgtgagataaacataaaaaatgtaaaataacacAAACCTTAAagtataagtatatatatatatatatatttttaaacctttatttaagtaggcatgtcagttaagaagaaattcttattttcaatgacggtctaggaacagcgggttaactgcctgttcaggggcagaacaacagatttgtaccttgtcagctcgggggtttgaacttgcaaccttccggttactaatccaacactctaaccactaggctaacctgccgccccataaatATTAATATCACTAATGTTTCGGTCTCCCATACAACCATATTTTttaaaatacttaaatacatgtaattttgtccttgacacatttaaaggtagactcagcgaaatGACATTGCCACCAGCAGCACCGCAGATATTGAAATAAGCCAGATGCAAGACACAGTCACTACGCACGGGTTTGCTTCAGGCTGTTAGAGCGTGGTAGCCACGGGACCAAAATGGCGTAGAAGTGGAGCCTTGCGATTCAACACTCTTAGTTGTTGcagaaattgacccactatgaTGTTTACTCTTTGCGTCTACGTCATATCTACCtttacaatctaaacttgatgtcctcaatctcacacaaattatcaatgaattTACCAGGTACGGCTACAAATccataaacacaggcaccctcatagatgtaatcctaactaactcaccctccaaatacacctgttttcaatcaagatctcagcgatcactgcctcattgcctgcatccgtaatgtgTCAGCGGTCAAACggcctccactcatcactgtcaaacgctccttaaaacacttctgcgagcaggcctttctaattgacctggccgcggtatcctggaatgacattgacctcatcccagtcagtagatgatgcctggctattctttaaaagtgccttcctcaccatcttaaataagcatgccccattcaaaaaaatgtagaactaggaatagatatggtccttggttcactccagacctgactgcccttgaccagcacaaaaacatcctgtggcgttctgcattagcatcgattAGCCCCCGtgacatgcaacttttcagggaagttaggaacaaatatacacaggcagttaggaaagctaaggctagctttttcaaacagaaatttgcattaTGTAGTACTAACtaaaaaatgttctgggacattgtaaagtccatggagaataagagcacctcctcccagctgcccactgctctgaggctaggaaacactgtcaccaccgataaatccactataattgagaatttcaataagcatttctctacggctggccatgctttccacctggctactcctacctcgGTCAACTGcctggcaccctccacagcaacccgccaaagcccccaccattagtcctttacccaaatccagatagctgatgttctgaaagagctgcaaactctggacccctacaaatcagccgggctagacaatctggaccccctctttctctttctgccgcggtcatccccctcttcaaaaaacccaaactgctacagacctatatctatcctaccctgtctttctaaggtcttcaaaagccaaatTAACAAACATATTatagaccatttcgaatcccaccgtaccttctccgctatgcaatctggtttcagagctggtcatgggtgcacctcagccacgctcaaggtcctaaacgacatcataaccgccatcgataagagacattactgtgcagccatattcatcgacctggtcaaggctttcaactctgtcaatcaccacattcttattggcagactcgacagtcttggtttctcaaatgattgcctcgcctggtttaccaactacttctctgatagagttctgtgtgtcaaatcggagggcctgttgtccggacctctggcagtctctatgggggtgccacagggttcaatcctcgggctgactctcttctctgtatacatcaatgatgttgctcttgctgcaggtgagtctctgatccacctctacgcagacgacaccaatctgtatacttctggcccttctttggacactgtgttaaataacatccagacgagcttcaatgccatacaactcttcttccgtggcctccaactgctcttaaacacaagGAAAACTAtgtgcatgctattcaaccgatcactgcctacacctgctcgcctgtccagcatcactacactgtatggctctgacttagaatatggtcaccatagcagcacccactcgtagctcgcgctctagcaggtatatctcactggtcacccccaaagccaattcctcctttggttgtcttttcttccagttctctgctgccaatgactggaacgaactgcaaaaatctctgaagctggagactcatatctccctcactaactttaagcattagctgtcagagcagctcacagatcactgcagctgtacatagcccacctatctacctacctcatccccatacagtatttatttattttgctcctttgcaccccagtatctctacttgcatcatcttctgcacatcttccattccagtgtttaattgctatactgtaattacttcaccaccatggcctatttattgccttaacttccttatcttacctcatttgcactcactgtatatagactttttgttttcttttgttctactgtattattgattatgttttgtttattccatgtgtaactctgtgttgttgctatgctttatcttggccaggtcgcagttgcaaatgagaacatgttctcaagtagcctacctggttaaataaaggtgaaattaaaaataaaataaatatcgcTGAGTCTGCCTTTAATCAAATCAGTGAaggctactgaggggaggacggcacataataatgtccagaatggagtaaatggaatggtatcaaacaaatgttgttgtttttttctcatgtgtttgataccattccatttactccattccagccattattacg from Oncorhynchus masou masou isolate Uvic2021 chromosome 22, UVic_Omas_1.1, whole genome shotgun sequence harbors:
- the LOC135509456 gene encoding diacylglycerol O-acyltransferase 1-like, with translation MSAAEPEACALSSSLLDVEEKCQYYGNSSSDPPTEPHPDMDMFCCHSVQDSLLSSDSRFTNYRGILNWIIILLILTHAHLFLDNFIQHGFLIDLRKVLEHLMEDHYNWPSVNLILAANMFAIAALLLERCLDKGTLSPSAGHCLHLGNLGLLTLFPAVIILYDTSISTGGAYFSLWTYTVLGLKLYSYQETNSWYRQGSVPSPGTDKCVLHETKKHIEHLTIKDLYYFLLAPTLCYQRNFPFTPRVRVNVLCKTLIEMVVLTQIIVGVVQQWIEPIFQRSENSFSNMDITTRVEHLMELVAPNHFLWLMFSFLFSHSYLNFCAELLCFGDRHFYGDWWNAKTLKCFWGNWNIPLHKWRYRHLYTPLLKKRVSQKQADLLVFLMSAALCEYVIALPLHSCRLWIFFMMIFELLVDVYLGDYFKGNYGNGLVWLCFLLGPPLAMMTYFHDHYMSHHGQHPPGLSVAECLS